Proteins encoded by one window of Erwinia pyrifoliae DSM 12163:
- the gshB gene encoding glutathione synthase, whose product MIKLGIVMDPITSINIKKDSSFAMLLEAQSRGYEIHYMEMNDLYLRGGEGRARTRLLSVEQNDSQWFAFGDEQDIALSGLNVVLMRKDPPFDTEFIYATYILERAEEKGTLIVNKPQSLRDCNEKLFTAWFADLTPDTLVTRNASQIRKFWQQHHDIILKPLDGMGGASIFRIKQEDPNLSVIVETLTGHGSFYCMAQNYLPAIKDGDKRVLVVDGEPVPYCLARIPKSGETRGNLAAGGRGEARPLTASDWEIARRVAPILKQKGLIFVGLDIIGDKLTEINVTSPTCIREIEAAFPISVTAMLMDAIEKRLA is encoded by the coding sequence ATGATTAAGCTTGGCATAGTGATGGATCCAATAACCTCCATCAATATCAAAAAAGATTCCAGCTTTGCTATGTTGCTGGAAGCACAAAGCCGTGGTTACGAAATTCACTATATGGAGATGAACGATCTCTATCTGCGCGGTGGTGAAGGGCGGGCGCGTACGCGCCTGCTAAGCGTTGAGCAAAACGATAGCCAATGGTTTGCGTTCGGCGATGAGCAGGATATTGCGCTGTCCGGCCTGAACGTGGTGCTGATGCGTAAAGATCCCCCATTTGATACCGAGTTTATCTACGCCACCTACATTCTTGAGCGTGCTGAAGAAAAAGGCACGCTGATTGTTAACAAGCCGCAGAGCCTGCGCGACTGTAACGAGAAGCTGTTCACCGCATGGTTTGCCGATCTGACCCCGGATACGCTGGTTACCCGCAATGCCAGCCAGATCCGTAAATTCTGGCAACAGCATCATGACATCATACTTAAACCGCTGGACGGCATGGGCGGCGCGTCGATTTTCCGTATCAAGCAGGAAGACCCGAATTTGTCGGTCATTGTTGAAACCCTGACCGGGCATGGCAGCTTCTACTGCATGGCGCAAAACTACCTGCCGGCGATCAAAGACGGCGACAAGCGCGTGCTGGTGGTAGACGGTGAGCCGGTGCCGTATTGCCTGGCACGCATCCCGAAATCCGGTGAAACGCGTGGCAACCTGGCGGCCGGCGGCCGTGGTGAAGCGCGACCTCTGACCGCTAGTGACTGGGAAATTGCCCGTCGCGTCGCCCCGATCCTGAAGCAGAAAGGTTTGATTTTTGTCGGCCTGGATATTATTGGCGATAAGCTGACAGAAATTAACGTGACCAGCCCAACCTGCATCCGTGAGATTGAAGCCGCGTTTCCGATCTCTGTTACCGCTATGCTGATGGATGCGATTGAGAAACGCCTCGCCTGA
- a CDS encoding YqgE/AlgH family protein, with protein MNLQHHFLIAMPTLQDPLFKRSVVYICEHGTDGAMGLIVNKPMENLTVEGILKKLNISPDARDPAIKLDKPVFAGGPLAEDRGFILHSAQTLFTSSIRVSDNTVITTSRDVLETLGTPEQPDNVLVALGYCAWEKGQLEQELLENAWLTTPANSNILFHTPIAERWREAAKSIGVDIHNIASEAGHA; from the coding sequence ATGAATTTACAGCATCATTTTTTGATTGCCATGCCAACGCTGCAGGACCCGCTGTTCAAGCGTTCGGTAGTTTATATTTGTGAGCACGGTACTGACGGTGCAATGGGGTTGATCGTCAATAAACCCATGGAAAATCTGACGGTCGAAGGCATTCTGAAAAAACTCAACATTTCACCTGACGCGCGCGATCCAGCCATAAAACTGGACAAGCCGGTATTTGCAGGCGGCCCGCTGGCAGAGGATCGCGGTTTCATTCTGCACTCGGCACAGACGTTGTTTACCTCCAGTATTCGCGTGTCGGATAACACGGTGATCACCACCTCGCGTGACGTGCTGGAAACCCTCGGCACGCCCGAACAGCCTGATAACGTGCTGGTTGCGCTGGGCTATTGCGCCTGGGAAAAGGGCCAGCTTGAACAGGAACTGCTGGAGAATGCCTGGTTAACTACGCCTGCTAACAGCAATATCCTGTTTCATACCCCAATAGCTGAACGTTGGCGCGAGGCAGCAAAAAGTATCGGCGTCGATATTCATAACATTGCCAGTGAAGCAGGGCATGCATGA
- the ruvX gene encoding Holliday junction resolvase RuvX, whose amino-acid sequence MMSHQTLMAFDFGTKSIGVAIGQQLTGTARPMNALKAQDGIPDWNRIEALLKEWQPDRVVVGLPLNMDGSEQPLTVRARKFANRLHGRFGVQVDLHDERLSTVEARAELFERGGFRALSKGNVDSLSAVIILESWFENHYE is encoded by the coding sequence ATGATGAGTCATCAAACCTTAATGGCCTTTGATTTCGGCACTAAAAGCATCGGCGTTGCCATCGGCCAACAGTTAACTGGCACAGCCCGCCCAATGAACGCGCTGAAAGCACAGGACGGCATTCCGGACTGGAACAGGATCGAAGCCCTGCTGAAAGAGTGGCAGCCAGACCGGGTTGTCGTCGGCCTTCCCCTCAATATGGACGGTAGCGAACAGCCGCTGACGGTACGGGCGCGTAAATTTGCCAACCGCCTGCACGGGCGCTTCGGCGTACAGGTTGACCTGCACGATGAACGTCTGAGCACCGTAGAAGCACGGGCAGAGCTGTTTGAACGCGGCGGTTTTCGTGCGCTTAGCAAAGGCAACGTCGACTCGCTTTCTGCGGTAATCATATTGGAAAGCTGGTTTGAGAATCACTATGAGTAA
- a CDS encoding peroxiredoxin — translation MHMKKNLGALAAAAILSLTLPVTSALAALQVGEKAPDFQLKAALAGKPTTFSLRQSLQKGPVVLYFFPAAFSAGCTLEAHAFAEATDEFKKQGATVIGVTAGNVDQIAQFSQLECRDKFTVAADPGAKVAGEYQSTMRFNGKTLSDRISYVIAPGGKILLNYSDKNPEAHIQKAIDAVKTYRQANPA, via the coding sequence ATGCATATGAAAAAAAACCTGGGCGCGCTGGCTGCCGCAGCCATTCTCAGCCTTACTCTGCCCGTCACCTCTGCGCTCGCCGCCCTGCAGGTGGGTGAGAAAGCCCCCGATTTTCAGTTGAAGGCCGCACTGGCTGGGAAGCCGACCACATTCTCGCTACGGCAGTCATTGCAGAAAGGCCCGGTGGTGCTCTACTTCTTCCCGGCAGCATTCAGCGCCGGCTGCACGCTGGAAGCGCACGCTTTCGCCGAGGCGACCGATGAGTTCAAAAAGCAGGGGGCGACCGTCATCGGTGTTACCGCCGGTAATGTTGACCAAATCGCTCAATTTTCCCAGCTGGAGTGCCGTGACAAATTCACGGTGGCCGCCGATCCGGGTGCAAAAGTGGCCGGAGAATATCAGAGTACCATGCGGTTCAATGGGAAAACGCTGTCCGACCGCATTTCGTATGTGATTGCGCCTGGCGGCAAAATTTTGCTGAACTATAGCGATAAAAACCCGGAAGCGCACATCCAGAAAGCGATCGACGCGGTCAAAACATACCGTCAGGCCAATCCGGCTTAA
- a CDS encoding sigma-70 family RNA polymerase sigma factor produces MAEAENQIQAWPTLMARAQAGDRKAYNRLLKAMVPAIRAFVRKKIRNEALVEDVVQETLLAIHRVRHTYDPQRPILPWVAAISSARAIDALRQSGRRQEVQDDDALLNQPAYPDGCEFAESEESEALSGCLDSLPLRQRQMVEMVHLRQQSLVQAAAQSNLSVSAVKSLLYRAMLNLRKYGKGNHEKS; encoded by the coding sequence ATGGCAGAGGCTGAAAACCAGATACAGGCGTGGCCCACGCTGATGGCCCGCGCACAGGCGGGCGACAGAAAAGCCTACAACCGCCTGCTGAAAGCGATGGTTCCCGCCATTCGGGCCTTCGTGCGTAAAAAAATTCGCAATGAGGCGCTGGTTGAAGACGTGGTTCAGGAGACATTGCTGGCGATCCACCGCGTGCGCCATACCTACGATCCGCAGCGCCCCATTCTGCCATGGGTGGCGGCCATCTCTTCGGCGCGGGCGATTGACGCACTGCGCCAGTCTGGTCGCCGTCAGGAGGTGCAGGACGATGATGCGCTGCTTAACCAGCCTGCTTATCCAGACGGTTGTGAGTTTGCGGAGAGCGAAGAAAGTGAAGCGTTAAGTGGGTGTCTCGATAGCCTTCCGCTGCGTCAGCGCCAGATGGTGGAAATGGTGCATCTGCGCCAACAAAGCCTGGTGCAGGCTGCGGCACAAAGTAATCTGTCCGTTTCTGCAGTTAAATCGTTATTGTATCGCGCAATGCTCAATCTTCGTAAGTACGGCAAGGGTAACCATGAGAAATCATGA
- a CDS encoding NrsF family protein — protein sequence MRNHDRLIDQLSNRASPVKRTWPTGWRVAAWIIAVLPCGMLSSWAFHSKFTDWSQPGALPALIALLISFIIGVGTIAGAFSLSIAGRKPPGLRWAALLAVLWLAVNLLNASSTNDPAATGRFGEGVHCYLFMLSASLPMMVISIVCLYRTRSLCPVRSLALAGCSAAFMSSVLLSLCHGVNLHLFDFAMHLAAGITIIAFTMLTGRRWIRLDQ from the coding sequence ATGAGAAATCATGATCGGCTGATCGACCAGCTCAGCAACAGGGCAAGCCCGGTAAAACGCACCTGGCCAACAGGCTGGCGCGTTGCCGCCTGGATTATCGCAGTGCTTCCCTGCGGCATGCTCAGCAGCTGGGCATTTCACAGCAAATTTACCGACTGGTCGCAGCCGGGAGCTTTGCCCGCGCTGATCGCGCTGCTGATTTCGTTTATCATCGGTGTCGGCACCATTGCCGGTGCGTTTAGTCTTAGCATTGCCGGTCGCAAGCCGCCTGGTCTCAGGTGGGCCGCCCTGCTTGCCGTCCTCTGGCTGGCTGTAAACCTGCTAAACGCTTCGTCAACCAACGATCCGGCAGCGACGGGCAGGTTCGGCGAGGGGGTGCACTGCTATCTGTTTATGCTAAGTGCCAGCCTGCCGATGATGGTGATTTCCATTGTGTGCCTTTATCGTACCCGATCGCTCTGCCCCGTCCGGAGTCTGGCACTGGCTGGCTGCAGCGCAGCATTTATGTCATCTGTGCTGCTGTCTTTATGTCACGGGGTTAACCTGCATCTGTTCGATTTCGCCATGCACCTTGCGGCAGGCATAACCATTATTGCTTTCACCATGCTGACCGGGCGCAGATGGATTCGCCTGGATCAGTAA